In Thiothrix unzii, the sequence AGACGGCGGACGACTACGCATTGATTCCGCGTGAGGACTTCAAACGCACTAATCCAGCCGTACCGGGCCACACTTACCGCGATGAATTGCGCACCGGTTCCAGCGATTACCGGGATATGCCGCTAGATGCAACCACTACCCCACCGGCTGAAAAACCACTTCAGGAAACCACCACGAAACCCTTAGCTAAGGGTTCTGAAGTGGTTGAGGCCAAACCCTTAGCTAAGGGTTCTGAAGGCACTGAAAGCCTTTACGGTGAATGGGTTGCAGCGGTGCGGATAGGTGAGTGTAAACCCTCTGTTGAACCTACATGGCATTGGGTGCAAAAGCGCATTGCTCCAACCGAAACGGGCAGTAAAACCAACGACCGCACCCGCATAAGTAATATGCAAAAAGCATTCTTTAGCCGTGCGATCCGCGAAGGGCTGATGCAGGTAAACCCGATTTACCGTAACGGCGGTAAAAAGTACATCTGGAGAGGAACCCACGCATGACCATAGAAAACACATCCAAACCAATAAAGCCTATTTATTACTGGCTTGATGGGTACTGGATAACCGACAAGGAAGAGGCCGATTTAATGGACGAAATAAACGCTTTTGGTAGCACGCACGGCACGGCATTTTTCCCGGCTGATGCTTCACCCGAATTGATTGATTCGGAAATCGCCGCGCTTTTGGCGGCATAACCCCCACCGGGCAGGGCGCAAGCCTTGCCAACTTTTACGACCTGAAAAGGATATGCAAATGATAGACAGAGGAAAGCTAAGAGTTACCAACTTTGACGACTACAAGCGCAGGATTCGTCAGACCAAACCTGATGCGGTCTTTACCGACCGTTGGTTAAGTATCAGCGAATTCTGCGAAAAGGTTGGAATGAGCCGTTCAACGTATTACCGCAAATCAGCAGCAAATGAGCTACCCGCGTGCGTGCGTTGGGGGAATACCGCGAAGTGGTTGGAATCAGACGTAGATCAATGGATGCAATCCATGAAGGATGTTTTATGAGTACCACACAAAGAAAAGCCCCTAGTGTTACCAGCACCAGAGGCGATTCAAAATTCAACGATTTGAGCCGTAATTATAGCGCAACTGCTGAAAAACAACCACCTACAACGCTGACAAGTGCCGAGATTTTGCGGAATTTTCAGCAAGTTATGATTGAAAATATCAAACACGCACCTGATGACATTCAGGCCACCGGCAAGCTTGAACGCTTTTCCTGTAACGGCAAAGCCGACGATTTAGCAGGGTGGTATGTCTGTCATGAATACCACCTGATGCACAATAACCAAGCTTGTTGGGGCATGATTGGCATTTTTGGCGACTGGCGCAACGGCTTAACCTTCAAGTGGGATAGTTTCAGCGAGTTCTACGCTTTAAGCCGTGCACAACGCCAAGAGCTTGAACGCAAACAACAAGAACAGGTTGCCCAACGTCAAGCCGAACGCGCCGCCAAAGCAGCCAACGCCCACCGCCAAGCCGTCAAAATGTGGCTATCTGCCCAACCCGCCAACACCGCACACCCTTACCTTATGCGTAAACAGGTTGGGGCATGGGGTATCCGTCAATTGGGCGAACTGTTACTAATCCCCTTGTGTGACCTTGACGGCACGTTACACAGTGTCCAAACCATCACCCCGGACGGTTCCAAACGCTTTTTAACCGGCACACCCAAGCGCGGTATGTTCCACCTCATTGGTGACTCGCTAACACATCCCGAAGGGGTGTATTTGTGTGAGGGTTACGCCACTGGTGCAAGCCTTTATCAGGCGTATGGTTTGCCGGTATTAGTGGGATTTGATGCGGGAAACCTGCTACCTGTTGCCACCGCCTACCGCCAACGTTTTGCACACACACCCTTGACGGTATGCGCGGATAATGACCGCAAAACACCGGGCAACCCCGGCTTAACCAAAGCGCGGGAAGTAGCCGCGACTTTACCCTGCGTGGGCTTGATCGTGCCAGAGTTCCCCGACTCTGCACCCTTGACCCTATCCGATTTCAACGATTTGACCGCATTGCTGGGAAGCAACGCACACAAGGAAACCACCTGATGAACACCACTCCTATGACTCCAACCACGGGCAAACCAGCCTTATCGGTTGTTAATGGCTTTATCCGTACCGAAAAGCCAACCGTCAACGGCTGGGAAACCCCTGAAAGCTTGATCGTTGGCACAGAAAGCGCGAAATACCCGCTTCATGCTCTCCCTGGCATTGTCGGGCAAGCAGTGCGTGAAGTGGTGGAAATCGTCAAATGCCCACCGGCACTAGCCGCCAACTCAGCCTTATCCGTGCTATCGGTAGCGGCACAAGGGTTAGCCAATGTGCAACCCCTTCGCAGCCTGAAACCGTCACCCTTAAGCCTGTATTTGCTGTCTATTGGTGAATCTGGTGAACGTAAAACCACGGCTGATAACTTCTTTTCGGATGTGCTGGATACGTGGGCGCATCAAAAACAGCAAGAACGTGAAACCGACTTGATCAAAGGCAGGGCAGCATTAGCCGCATGGGAAAGTGAAATCACCGGTATCAAGCAGGCGATTACCCAAGCAGGGCGCAAGGGTGAAAACACCCGCGAACTGCAAGAACGTCTTGAACTGGCAGAAGCCACCAAACCTAAACCGATTCACACCCCTGATATGGTGTTTGAAGATTCCACCCCTGAATCCATTGCTTATGACCTTGCCCATAAATGGCCTAGCGCGGGTATTTTGTCAGGTGAAGCTGGCGTGGTGTTTGGTGGTCATGGGATGAAAGCCGATAACATTACCCGCAACGTTGCCACCCTGAATAAGCTGTGGGAAGGCGGTTCCTTGTCGATCAAGCGGCGCGGCGTAGACGGCAGCTTTAACGTGCGCAACGTGCGCTTGTCGATGGGGTTAGCGGTACAGCCTAGCGTGATTCGTGACTTTTACGAAACCAATGGGGAAATAGCACGGGGTTCAGGTTTTGCCGCACGCTTTCTGTTAGCGTGGCCTGCATCCACCCAAGGGAACCGCTTCCTAAGCCTTGAAGAAGCCACCCGCAACCACCCCAAAAACAGCCTGAACTTGTTTTATGCCAAGTTGCATGAAGTACTCGAACGCCAGTACCAGAATGCACAACACGGCGCACTGGAAAACCTCCCAACTTTGCAGTTTTCCCACGACGCGCTGAAAATCTGGTTAGAGTATTTCAATAGCGTAGAAGCTGAATTAAGGGCAGGTGGTGACATGGAGTATTACCGTGATATTGCCAGCAAATCAGCCGACAACGCCGCACGACTGGCAGGCTTGTTTCATGTATTCAACGGTGCGGATGTTCTCGACACCATCACCGGGGCAACAATGGAAGCCGCCACCACCTTAGCAAGCTGGCACTTGTACGAATCACGCCGGTTCTTTGGTGAAATTGCCGTACCCACCGACTTATCCAACGCCATTAAGTTGGATGACTGGCTTATCAGCTATTGCCGACAGAACCACACCGACACCATCACCCGGCGCGACATCCAGCGGTTAGCACCCAACAAAGTACGCAACGGCAACGACCTAGACAAAGCACTAGGCGAACTTGAAGACGCAAACCGCATCCGGTTAACCATTGAAGGCCGTAAGCACATCATTGATGTGAATCCGGCACTGTTGAGAGGGTAGGCAATGGCATTACGTGACTGGCTCGTATGGGAAGCCCCAAACAACGCAACCGCACCCAGCCCAGTGTGGCAGGGTAAACGTTTACGTGACCGGCTGGAATGGAACACAACACCATCACCAGACCTCGAAGCACTGGCAGAACGCGCCGCGATTATGGAACACGACGGCGGACTACCCCGCCAAACAGCGGAACACCTCGCAAGGCTTAAGTGAATCCTCACCACCGCAGAAACCGGGCAATGACCCGGTTTTTTTATGCCCGCTTTTTACTGTCGCAACTGTCGCAACTGTCGCAACTTCACTTGCGACACTCGATAGGCTATGCCAAAAAGCCATAACCATTTAAAAACAATAACTTAAGAAAGTCAGGTGGTGAAGTGTCGCAACTGTCGCAACTGTCGCAACCCTCTGTGCGACATTAGCCAAACCATACGCCAACATCATAAGCATTTAAAAACAGTCACTTAGGGAAATCAGGTGGTGAAGTGTCGCAACTGTCGCAACTGTCGCAGTCGCAAACCGTTTATCTGATGAAGCAGGGATAAACCCTAAAAATAGGTGCATGGACTTCTAAAAGTTTGTATCTTAGTTTGTACAAAAAGCAGGAAGCGCGGAATTAATAGCGCAAGAACAGCTAGTTGCACCGATAATTGCAATCCCTTCTTTCTATTTAGAAAGCCCTGTCGGTGAATAACTGACAGGGCTTTTTTTTATCTCATCAAATCTTCACTTCGTCGGGCAATTCTTGCCATTCATCCCCCGCCGCTCTATCGTTTCACCCAATTCTGTTTTACCTAAAACCGGCAAAGACAATAAAACAATAACGGGAATGTGACTATGAAATTCATTCTGCCTGCCTTGATTGCAGCAACCTTGGCTAACACCCCTGCTTATGCCGTAGAGACTGCCGTATCCATTCCCGTTGGTGCACTGAAAACCGCTCCCGTAGTGGACGGGGTTGCCGATGACTGGAAAGACATCAACGGTGTTGAAATCTCATTAACCTACCTCGGCAAACCGGAATTAACCAAAACTGTCACGCTAAAAGCGGGCATTTTCGGCGACGAAGTATTTTTCTACAGCACATGGGAAGACAGCACCGAAGACACCCTGCACAAACCACACATCTGGGATGAAACCAAACAAAAATACGTTGAAGGTTCTCAACGTGAAGACCGGTTCGCCATCGAATTTGCAATGGAAGGTAACTACGATGCCAATTGGCTTTCCGGCAAAGAATTTAAATCCGATATGTGGAACTGGAAAGCAGGTCGCACCAACCCCATCGGTATTGCTCACGACAAAATGACCATCATCAGCCAACAAGCGATGCAGGAATCCTATAAAGCCAGCCTGCCTGATGGCTCGGCACTCTATATCCAACGCCCGACCGATGCAGGTGATGAACCTTATGAAACCAAACGCTATTTCAAAAAACAGCAAGACTTAATGCCAAAATATCTACCAAAGACCGAACTCCTGCCCAGCATGGCGGATATTAAAGCCAAAGGTGTATGGAAGAACGGATACTGGCATTTGGAACAAAGCCGCAAACTCAATACCGAACAACCTGATGATGTCCATTTCAAGCGCGATACGCTGGTGAAGGGTGGAATCGCCGTATTCGACCATGACGATAACGAGCGTCACTACACCTCATCGACACTGACATTCAAATTCTGACACCAACAGGCAAACCGATGCGCTTTTTTACTAACCTGCGACTGCTACAACTCATCGACAGTGCCCTGCTCATCCTCTTGCTGGGGGTCATTGCCGTATTGCTGTGGTTTAGCCTGAGTGACGTTTCCAACAAAGCTCAACAAAATCAACAACACGCCACGGTATCGCTGCAATCCGCTTACGACGCTTTCCAGCAGCAAATCAAGTTAGAAACCCAGATTGACGAGCAACGTGACGCACTTAATACACTTAACGATGCCTTATTCAGCTTCGCCAGCAACCCCAACAGTGACCGCAGCGGTTTAGCGCACCTGCAAACCTTATCCCAACGACTACAAGAAGAAAGTGAACAGCTATTGCAGGTATGGCCGAGCAATGCAGACGCCGAACTCAAAGCGCAATTTGAAGAAGTCACAGGCATTATGACTGGACTCGCTTATGAACTGGAAAGCTTATCACCGGGACACTGGAAACAACTGGCACAGGATGCCCAAGACACCACCCGCGATGCCCAAGAACTGATAGAAGAGC encodes:
- a CDS encoding helix-turn-helix transcriptional regulator codes for the protein MIDRGKLRVTNFDDYKRRIRQTKPDAVFTDRWLSISEFCEKVGMSRSTYYRKSAANELPACVRWGNTAKWLESDVDQWMQSMKDVL
- a CDS encoding toprim domain-containing protein yields the protein MSTTQRKAPSVTSTRGDSKFNDLSRNYSATAEKQPPTTLTSAEILRNFQQVMIENIKHAPDDIQATGKLERFSCNGKADDLAGWYVCHEYHLMHNNQACWGMIGIFGDWRNGLTFKWDSFSEFYALSRAQRQELERKQQEQVAQRQAERAAKAANAHRQAVKMWLSAQPANTAHPYLMRKQVGAWGIRQLGELLLIPLCDLDGTLHSVQTITPDGSKRFLTGTPKRGMFHLIGDSLTHPEGVYLCEGYATGASLYQAYGLPVLVGFDAGNLLPVATAYRQRFAHTPLTVCADNDRKTPGNPGLTKAREVAATLPCVGLIVPEFPDSAPLTLSDFNDLTALLGSNAHKETT
- a CDS encoding YfjI family protein — encoded protein: MNTTPMTPTTGKPALSVVNGFIRTEKPTVNGWETPESLIVGTESAKYPLHALPGIVGQAVREVVEIVKCPPALAANSALSVLSVAAQGLANVQPLRSLKPSPLSLYLLSIGESGERKTTADNFFSDVLDTWAHQKQQERETDLIKGRAALAAWESEITGIKQAITQAGRKGENTRELQERLELAEATKPKPIHTPDMVFEDSTPESIAYDLAHKWPSAGILSGEAGVVFGGHGMKADNITRNVATLNKLWEGGSLSIKRRGVDGSFNVRNVRLSMGLAVQPSVIRDFYETNGEIARGSGFAARFLLAWPASTQGNRFLSLEEATRNHPKNSLNLFYAKLHEVLERQYQNAQHGALENLPTLQFSHDALKIWLEYFNSVEAELRAGGDMEYYRDIASKSADNAARLAGLFHVFNGADVLDTITGATMEAATTLASWHLYESRRFFGEIAVPTDLSNAIKLDDWLISYCRQNHTDTITRRDIQRLAPNKVRNGNDLDKALGELEDANRIRLTIEGRKHIIDVNPALLRG
- a CDS encoding ethylbenzene dehydrogenase-related protein, which produces MKFILPALIAATLANTPAYAVETAVSIPVGALKTAPVVDGVADDWKDINGVEISLTYLGKPELTKTVTLKAGIFGDEVFFYSTWEDSTEDTLHKPHIWDETKQKYVEGSQREDRFAIEFAMEGNYDANWLSGKEFKSDMWNWKAGRTNPIGIAHDKMTIISQQAMQESYKASLPDGSALYIQRPTDAGDEPYETKRYFKKQQDLMPKYLPKTELLPSMADIKAKGVWKNGYWHLEQSRKLNTEQPDDVHFKRDTLVKGGIAVFDHDDNERHYTSSTLTFKF